The segment TGGTCTATGTGAACAAACACTTTATATCCAGTAATATAATGATGAAATTTATAAATAGCATAAACAACAGCTAAAAAATCCTTTTCAGTTACCATATAATTTACCTCTGCACCGGTGAAATTCTTGCTGACGTAGTAAATAGAATTAAAGAGATTGTCTTCTTTTTGTCCAAGCACTGCACCCATAGAAGAGTCAGAGGCATCGATATGGATGTGGAATGGCAATTCCCAATTTGGACCCCTAAGGTCTGGGGTGGTCACAAGCTTGGTTTTAATAGTTTCAAAAGCCTCCTGACACTCAAGCGTCCAAGAAAAGACAACATCTTTAgctaaaagagaaaacaaaggagagGCAATCTtgctaaaattttgaataaatcatcagTAATACCCAACATGGCCAAGAAAGCTCCTAACATCTTTTGGATTGGATGGTGTAGGTAGGTCCTGAATTATCTGGAccttttaggatcaacttgaatgtctttggaagaaatgaaatgtcCTAACACAATGCCCTCAGTCATAAGGATGTGACACTTTTCATGACTTAAGGATAGAttagtatctatacatcttttaaGCACTTTCTCTAAGTTTTCTTTTGCCTCTTCATAAGTATTATCGTGAactgtaaagtcatccatataaacttCTACACAATCATTCACAAGGTCAGCAAAAATACTTAGCATAGCCCGTTGAAAGGTAGCTggggcattacataatccaaatggCAACACATTGTAGGCAAATGTCCCCCAGGGACGAGTGAAGGTAGTCTTATCCTGGTCTTCAGGTGCTATTCGGATCTGATTATatccactaaatccatccaagaatgagaaGAATTGTTTCCCTACAAGAGTGTCCAAAACTTGATCaataaatggtaatggaaaatggtcCTTTTTAGTCGCTTTATTTAAAGCTCTGTAATCGACACAAATACGCCACTTACCATTTTTCTTTGGTACCACTACTAGAGGAGATACCCACCTACTATCCGAAATAGGATAGATGAAACCAACATTTTACAATTTTTGTAGCTCCTCCTTGACTATGTCCCGCAAAACAGGCTTAAGTCTTCGTTGTGGCTGTCTGACAGGACGACTCCCTTCTTCAATGTAAATGTGATGTGTGCAAGTGTCAGGATGGATACCACACATATCTTGGTACTCCCAAGCAAATGCATCTTTATTTCCCCTAAGCATGGTAATAAGGTCCTTAATCTGTTCTGGGCTTAACTATGGATTAATATTAAGGGTGGGACCTGGTAAAATCTCCATAGGTTGTGACTGTATAGGGGAATCTAGAGCTAACACTTGTGATGAATCATGACTTTCTAAAGATAGTAATGGACTATAAAAACACTGATGAGGCAACAACTGGTGTAATATGAAAAAGTGACGAATAGACTGAGAACCACCTACTAGAGGGAAATAGCCAAAAGGACAACTAGTAgttatttgcaaaggaagaaccaaGTTGTCTAAAATTTCATTTGACCCATAcctattttgaagaaaattaacaAGAAGGTTATCCTCTGTGGGTTCTTCAAAATCATATGCTTGTTCAATAGTTAGGACCGGTAAGGAATCTTCCATGTCACTATGAATCCAAGTAGGATCTTCCATTTCTAGCAGGGGTTGAGCAGGTGGATACAGTGTTATTTGCTTAGTTTGTTCTCCATTAGAGATAACCATATTACCTGACCAACAATTGATAAAAGCATTGGCAGTAGCTAGCCAAGGTCGTCCTAAGATTAAGGGATATCCCCCCAGCTTAACTTTTGGCTGCAAGATCATAAAGTCAGTTGGAAAATCCCATGAATCAATAGAAAGGACCACATCTTCAATAACCCCTTCAAGCTTGACTAGTGAACGATCAACCATCTGGAGAACTGCAGGTGTGGGCCTAAGTCcttcaagagataattttgttttggTCTCGTTAGTCATTACATTAATTGCAGCACTCGAATCCACAAGTGCATTAGGAATAGTAATCTTACCAATGCTTACTGGGCTTCCGGGATCTGCATATTTGGGTATTGTCAAATTGCCAAGCATAAGATCTACCAATTGCCCAATAACTTGAATAGTTTTTGGATCTTCTTTCTTCTATAGCCTTCGTGTACATAACTCTTGAACTGTTTTATTATACACCAGAATATCCTTGATAACCTGCAACAAAGGAATCTTAATGTTAACATTGCGGAGTTCATTAATGAGATCGAATTCAGTTTGCGTAGGTTCCTTTTGTACATGTTTAGAAAGCAACTGGTCAGGAAATAGAGGTTCTTTTTCGGACTTCACTTCAGGTTCTTCATTTATTTCTATGATTGTGGGACCTTGAAGGGCCTTTCGCGACCTCAATTCTACTCCTTCCAGTTCTACTGTATTAACCGGATAAGTTGGATAACCTACCACCTCATTATTATACATGGGTTGGGATGGCTTATTATTAGGATTGGGATTTGGTTGAGTGGGTATTGATGTTGGCTTTGGTGGTTGTGGTGGGTTAGGTAACGGATTAGAGGAGGATGATGGAATAGGTGGAAGGAATTGTTGTGGTTGTTGATAAGGATTTATTAAAGGTGGAGGTGGAAATTGAGTTTGAGGTGGATAGGTTTGGGGGTATGGTTGTGGATATGATGTAGGTGGTGGTGCATGTGGCCTCCATGCCTGTTGCCACGGTTGTGTTCCGAACTGGTAATTTTGGGACCACTGAAGGTTGTTGCTAGCCCCCATACCATGTATTTGAATTGGGAAAGGTTTGACTTTGACTAGGAAAATACTCATTAGGGAAACTTGGTTGCATTGCTCTTGGTAGAAAAGGACATCGTGGGGCCATAAAATATACAGGTTCCTCAGCATATTCCATACTAGCTAGTCCTTCTAGAAGTGGTCTTAAGGTAGAATGCTTACTTGCCTCCTCTAGTGATGAAATATTCATTCTATTATATGGACAATCCTTAGGACCATGCTTTTTACAACATGTAGGACAATATACTGCTAAAGCCTTTTCTGCTTCTTCCTATTTCCTGTGGGTATACAAAGTGTCTATCTGTTTTCCCATATGATTTAATAAATCGGTTTTAAGATCCTCAAGTAGATTACCTATTTCGTGTTTCAAAATACCTAATACTCCTCCTGAAGTAGGCAACCTACTGGAGTGACTTTTTAGGGGACGTTGAGACCTAGAGTAATTCCTACAAATTTCAATAATATCATCAAAACttaattttgaaatatttcctTTACTCATTAAATTTAAAGCATCCATAGTCTCATCCCTTATTCCTCTAAGAAATAACATTTTAGTAGTGTCTGGAGTGAGTCCTGGCTGTCTTGATCGTTGAAGACTAAATATGAAACGTTCCAAGTAATCTTCCATGGATTCATCCTCCTTTTGGTTCATGCAAAAGACTTCATCCCACATATCTTTGGTTTTGTAGTAATCTTGATATTTGTCCATaaacaactgtttcatctcatcccaagtTCGGATGTTTCGTAGGCTCGTAAACCATCGCAATGCTGCATCCTTGAGTGTAGCTAGAAATAGTTTAAGCTTTTGAGCATCATGCTTGTAATCATAGTTGTTACACGGGacttcaaattcaaacaaaaatatattaggATCTTCAATAGATAAACCACGGAAAATAGGTAATGTAGAATGAGGAATGTTTTTCATGGGGGTGTCCTCATCCGGGTGTTCAATGGGGAACTCAAAAGCAATAGGTTCATTGTTTACTAATTCCCTTTCACTATTATTATCTTGGTTTTGACCTCTCAAGTGTCCACCCTAGTTTTCCCCATTATTATTAGCATCATCCATGATGTCTATTGCCCAAGGAGTATAAACAAATATAGTTGGCTTGTTATTTACCAAAGATGAACCTGCTCTTAAGTCGTAGGTCTCGTTGAACTATTTGGCAACCCTTTAATATGCTTCCTCTAAGGACTCTAGAGATTTCTCCACTGGAGCCTCTACAAGAGTAGACTCAATGGTGCATTTTTCTAGATCGGGTTCACTAGACGTGTCTTTCAATGGACCATCAACTTCTTTATTGTTTTTGACTTCCCCTTTCGGTTGTATTTCTTGTTGCAAGTTCTCTTTTTGTATTTGTTTCCCTTTGAAAGATGTTTGAGGACTCAAAGTTTTGGacttacttttttatttttctgaagTTGACTCTTGCTTCTTAACAAATCTACCTTTACTATCTCTAGCTCTATTCATGCACCTAGATGAATTACTACAATGCAAACCTAAGGTACTAGCTCAAGCAAGGTTGACAATTGTTCAAGCTTTCACTAACGCGCACTATTCCTATCTTAACTTACTACGGCTTCACACCTTTAATACCTCTCCCCGGTAGCGGTGCCAAAAATGTAGGGTAAAACTGTGGTCTGATTCTTTGGATTAACTTAGGACTAATTTGATGTAAGCACCCTCAGTTACACCTAAAAGTGTCAATCCGGGATTCGTAAACTGATGAGAGGTATAGCAGCTATTTGTTCAAGGGATGAAGATAGTATGTTAAGTGATTATGAATGCATTTCTAATTTACACACTTATTCCAAGAACAAATCTAAGGTTCATTCACTAACAAATTAAATCTCAcacttaaaatatttaaacttaagtcACACACTTTCAATCAAGTCTCTTTACTTAAACACCTACCTTATAAACACCAACTTAGAACATTCAACTGTGTTTTGCTTATCAATCTATGAGTGAAAATAAGATGGTCCTGCTTCCTGTCACGGTAGTGACAGGAAGTGGAACAGTATGTAAGAATACCAAATTATGAAATCACAACTTATCGGATTAAACACATCTTGGTCACAACAAACACATATTTGTTTGAGCCTTGAAATTATGAATCACAGCTTATTTAGTCAGATCAAACATGAATATAGAGTTGAGACCTTTCCTTGTTCTATAATTTTTGGTTAGATTTGTGAATATAGAAATAGTATTACAGTTTGAACAAAGATATTCTACTATATTAAATGTTCTGCAAACTTGCAATTCCCTCAAACTGATACTAAGCTAACTATGAGCTAAATGGTTCATTTAATCACACTGCTATTATCATCAACAATGAATATATAAATCACACAATCAAAGTAGAAAACCACTCACTCCACACTTTACAGAAGTCACCTGATAACATGAGCGAGTGGGCCTTGCCTCCTCGGTGACCAGGGGAACACCACACACACAAGCCCTTATGCTACTTCAACCATACAATACATTGAATACTGAATTGATAGATTAAAAGGAGCAATATATTCATATGATGAACAAAATGTATCCATGTCTTCGGTTTACATCCATATTTATAATGTAAAGATTAAATCTCAGTTTGTTATAGCTTCCAGCCAATATCTTACCACAATACATTACATTACAAAATGGCCACAGATCGATACCCGTTTAGCAACAATTAAGATCTAAATAAAAATAGTATTTGTCTAACAAATGCCTTTCTTTGGCAACACCAAAATAACCACTAAACAACTATCCCAAAATTGGGTTATATCTGTTGTGTCCTTCCATCACCCTCATTCTTGACAGCTAGATTGACCGTTCATTCATTTCCTGTCATTGTAACAACAAAATAATCAGAATT is part of the Cryptomeria japonica chromosome 10, Sugi_1.0, whole genome shotgun sequence genome and harbors:
- the LOC131063406 gene encoding uncharacterized protein LOC131063406 — protein: MGASNNLQWSQNYQFGTQPWQQAWRPHAPPPTSYPQPYPQTYPPQTQFPPPPLINPYQQPQQFLPPIPSSSSNPLPNPPQPPKPTSIPTQPNPNPNNKPSQPMYNNEVVGYPTYPVNTVELEGVELRSRKALQGPTIIEINEEPEVKSEKEPLFPDQLLSKHVQKEPTQTEFDLINELRNVNIKIPLLQVIKDILVYNKTVQELYPGSPVSIGKITIPNALVDSSAAINVMTNETKTKLSLEGLRPTPAVLQMVDRSLVKLEGVIEDVVLSIDSWDFPTDFMILQPKVKLGGYPLILGRPWLATANAFINCWSGKQFFSFLDGFSGYNQIRIAPEDQDKTTFTRPWGTFAYNVLPFGLCNAPATFQRAMLSIFADLVNDCVEVYMDDFTVHDNTYEEAKENLEKVLKRSKDVVFSWTLECQEAFETIKTKLVTTPDLRGPNWELPFHIHIDASDSSMGAVLGQKEDNLFNSIYYVSKNFTGAEVNYMVTEKDFLAVVYAIYKFHHYITGYKVFVHIDHSAIRFLMNKPVVTGRVIRCWLLLQEFDVTILDKPGRENVVADFLSRLQLPDNEPTLVDDTFPDEHLFAISAESPWFADIANYLVTCKFPPHFSPRERRKLVGLSGQYTWINGLLFCTGIDNIMHKCVSEEDVFDILRACHIEPCGRHFATQRTSQKILTVGYYWPTIHKDYYVTKWVEVIALKHAQDTKVADFLYLEIFTRFGVPREITTDQGPQFTSELIAALVKEYEIRHWKPTPYHPQANGQVEVTNRELENILTKMVALHKHDWAMQLLEAIWAYHTTWKTTTGLTPYKLVYGKKAVLLIKFKIKTLQTALQLGLSLSDAQKDCIAQLHSLDELH